The genome window TGTTCTGGGACTATAgttgaaggtgtgttcagggactatagttgaaggtgtgttcagggactATAGTTGAAGGTGTGTTCTGGGACTATAgttgaaggtgtgttcagggactATAGTTGAAGGTGTGTTCTGGGACTATAgttgaaggtgtgttcagggactATAGTTGAAGGTGTGTTCTGGGACTATAgttgaaggtgtgttcagggactATAGTTGAAGGTGTGTTCTGGGACTATAGTTGAAGGTGTGTTCTGGGACTATAgttgaaggtgtgttcagggactATAGTGAATGATGTGTTCAGGGACTATAGTTGAAGATGTGCTCAGGGACTATAGTGAATGATGTGTTCAGGGACTATAGTTGAAGATGTGCTCAGGGACTATAgttgaaggtgtgttcagggactATAGTGAATGATGTGTTCAGGGACTATAgttgaaggtgtgttcagggactATAGTGAATGATGTGTTCAGGGACTATAgttgaaggtgtgttcagggactATAGTGAATGATGTGTTCAGGGACTATAGTGAATGATGTGTTCAGGGACTATGATGTCACAACCAGAGATCAGAGTTTTCCCTCAcgtaaaaacaaaagatgtattATTTATGACTCGTTTATGatttgagtgaaaaaaaaaaggattttgggttcttaacccttgtgtgaaACTATTTGGTTCTTTCTcgacattttgtcccttttattCGTTTTCTTCTACACTTCTTGACGTTATTGTTCTTTTCCCCAGACATTATTTCCCCTTTAACGTTGTTTAATATTAGTCTCGACGTTGTGAAACGGGACCGTAGTGGTCCGATGTCTCCTTGCTACGGGGGACAGTCGAGGGACATTTATCACCATTtggtagaaagaaaaacatttctgagAAGAAAACAGGAAGGTTAAATCTGAACTGAAATGCTGATCACAAAgtgatatatatacacacacacacacacacactatatatatatatatatatatatatatatatacacacacacacacacacacacactatgtctAAATATATATTCAGTAACTGTCCTGGTTATAGATCGTCCGTCTTTCACACCCGTCTCGTCTCAGCTGATTGAAGAGAAAATGCCTCATCGTGTTGCAGCGTAGTGattgtcctctgtgtgtgtgtgtgtgtgtgtgtgtgtgtgtgtgtgagtgtgtgtgcgtgagNNNNNNNNNNNNNNNNNNNNNNNNNNNNNNNNNNNNNNNNNNNNNNNNNNNNNNNNNNNNNNNNNNNNNNNNNNNNNNNNNNNNNNNNNNNNNNNNNNNNCTTTAGTCTGAGACACGGGACAGAGACTTTAGCCTGAGACACATGGGACGGGGACAGAGACTTTAGTCTGAGACACACAGGACAGAGACTTTAGTCTGAGACACACGGGACAGAGACTTTAGCCGGAGACACacgggacagagacagagactttAGTCTGAGACACACGGGGCAGGGACAGTTATTTTACtagaggcttttattttggtaattcTTTAGTTTTGCTATTTCAccagaggcttttattttgacaggtgAAGGATGTGCGCGACCACGCGCTCGACAACCGGATGGAGTCCTTCTTCCTGGCCGAGACCATCAAGTACCTGTACCTGCTGTTTGACCCCGCCCACTTCCTGCACGGCGGGGGGGCGGAGGGCGACGGGTCCTGGGAGGCGGGCGGAGAGGACGGCCAGTGTGtgttgggggcgggggggttcATCTTCAACACGGAGGCCCACCCGCTGGACGCCGCGGCGCTGCACTGCTGCAGCCAGCACGCCGCCGAGCGCCGCGCGCTGGCTGACATCCTGCTGCGCCGCGCGCAGGACACACAGGGCCCGCCCCCCGGCCAATCACAGGCACNNNNNNNNNNNNNNNNNNNNNNNNNNNNNNNNNNNNNNNNNNNNNNNNNNNNNNNNNNNNNNNNNNNNNNNNNNNNNNNNNNNNNNNNNNNNNNNNNNNNNNNNNNNNNNNNNNNNNNNNNNNNNNNNNNNNNNNNNNNNNNNNNNNNNNNNNNNNNNNNNNNNNNNNNNNNNNNNNNNNNNNNNNNNNNNNNNNNNNNNNNNNNNNNNNNNNNNNNNNNNNNNNNNNNNNNNNNNNNNNNNNNNNNNNNNNNNNNNNNNACAGAGCCCGTCCCCCGGCCAATCACAGACACAGAGCCCGCCCCCCTGCCAATCAGAGAGCATTGCTCTGAAGCCCGGCGAGAAGAAGACGCCGCCGGCGCTGTCCTGTCCCGTTCAGCCTTTCAGCGCCCGGCTCGCCGTCCTCGGACAAGTCTTCACCGACAACACCTGACGGTCAGGTGACCAGCCGCCGGTCAGGTGACCGGCTGATGTCTCGGACACTTTTGTTTCTgctcttttgacattttttctgcttttggtgctttcacggttgagtatttgtttttattttatgggccgatgtgtctttaaatgtttttggtcCCGTAAACTTTGGGAAACTTTCAGGGAACGAAGACGACCTGATGAAGACGACCTGATGAAGACGACCTGATGAAGACGACCTGATGAAGACGACCTGATGAAGACGACCTGATAAAGACGACCTGATGAAGACGACCTGATGAAGACGACCTGATGAAGACGACCTGATAAAGACGACCTGATGAAGACGACCTGATAAAGACGACCTGATGAAGACGACCTGATGAAGACGAGGAGCGTGGCGCCGTGTCGGATATTTAGGACTTTAACCTCCTTTTGTCCTCCTTTAATAAACGTCTATATTTgaaatctgagtttcttttGACCATAAAATGGATtcttccaacgctctttaatTCCTCTGATCTTCACTATTTGTCACAATaactcataatttctgctttttaactctaatatcaggtataattctgtataaatgagggttattgaccatgaattccagaaagtataaaactagtaaggtggtggttgtggaataaaaaattaaatgatgtgtttaaaatgtcaaatgtcgaaaaaaagggtaaaataataataagttggTGTTTTTGAGGCGGGAGGACGACACGGGGTTAAACGCTGATTAATGTTCTGAAGACAGGACGTCTGtccaaaacatttagtttttaacaatttttcttcttaagttatttttaaaaagataaaaaacttattttcaaagtgataattttgcctttttcagattttgtaaattaaaacgTTTTCCCTCCTTTGACTGAAAGATGAATAAAAggactgaaacaaaaacagtttcctGATTCAATCATATTTCAATGTGCAGCAAaaaatgtccacattactgTTACTTGTCTcatagtgattatttacatggagtctggtggagatatgctgctctatacacactaaaagtagtgattatttacatggagtNNNNNNNNNNNNNNNNNNNNNNNNNNNNNNNNNNNNNNNNNNNNNNNNNNNNNNNNNNNNNNNNNNNNNNNNNNNNNNNNNNNNNNNNNNNNNNNNNNNNTCAGACAGTAGTAACCGATAGCAGAGTCAGACAGTAGTAAACGATAGCAGAGTCAGACAGTAGTAACCGATAGCAGAGGGCTGGGGCAGAGCTGGCTGTCGCTCTCCACCCGCGTCCCATGAGTCAGCAGTTCCTCGACCGTCGTCCAATCATCGAGCAGCTTGCTGTTCCTGAGTCTATTCTGCTTCATGTGACTCAGCTCCAACACGGCCTGCAGCCCGCCGCCCGCCTCCTCCCCCCCGCCCCTCCTCTCCCGGTGTTGCCTTGACAACGCCAGATGGCGCCTCCTCTCCGTGCGGCTCCAGTACCGCCCCCCCCAGCGCCCGTCATCCTCGCCGGCCCCCCCGTTGCCCCCCCGCACCTCCTCGTCCGTCGTGACCTCGCTGCGCTCCCGGGCCAGGCGGCACGCCCGCGCCCGCAGCAGCTGGTTCCTGACCGACTTCTGATTGGCCAGCCTGgagcggggggaggggggggaacGGGGAGGGGGCCGCGGGGTCCCCAGCGTGCTGTAGCACGGCACCGGGGGGCCTGCGGGGGCGCCGGGGCGGTTCCCGAGGGTGGAGAAGCCTCGCCAGTCTGAAGCCCCGCTGGACGACCCAGGACTCTTAGAGAGCGAGTCCTCATGGCTCCGagagctctgattggtcaggcCGGTTCTGTCGATGCTGAGCAACTTTTGGTTGCTGGGGTGACAGTTGCTAGGGTAACTGGCCCGGCTCCGCTGCCCCAGCGTGGTGCTCGCCGTCCCCGGCTGGCTGGTTCCAAGGTCTGGGTCTGCTGTGACGGGGTGGCTGGCCCGGCGGGGCCGCCGGCCGTCGCTCAAGTCTGTGACCGTTCGACTCCGCCCTGGTGCCTCAGGCCGCCGGCCGCCGCCCTCCAGCCACAGCGCCCTCCGCTGGCACGGCTCCGTACGGCAACCTGCACACAGAAGGAATCAGGTAATGTTAGCtaatgcagctaaagacacagggtaatgTTAGCTTAGCGGGTGGTAGCATGCACCTAAAGACTCAGGGTAATGTTAGCTTAGCGGTTTAGGATGCGATGGTGATTGAGGGAGGTTATTAACATTAGGTAAGTGTGTTGTTCGCCCCTGGATCGCCCCAGGCTTTCGGTTAGCATACCCCGGTCTGGGGGTGATGTATAGTTTTACTAACCAGCGGATGGCGACGGCGGCGAGCGGTGGCGAGGTAAGGTGGGACTCCTCTCCGCTCGGTGGAAGTGAACCGTTGTGGTTGTGCTGTTTCCCACAGTGCAGCGGGACGCCTGCGGCACTCCAGAGTGAGCCATCGGAGTCGTCTCAGGGATGGACTCCAAGTCCCAGCGTCCTCTCTGCTCCCGGGGGGAGTGGCCTGAGCGGAGATGGTGAGTCTGTCTGTGGGCGTGGCTTCCGTGGATCTTGTGCAGCCGCCGGTGTTCGCCGGTGCTGACGCTGTGGAAGCCGGAATCGCTGGGCTCGGAGGACAGCAGCGActcggaggaggaggaggagcccgGGGAGGAGGGGGTGTGGCCTGGCAGCGAGGACATGGCGTCCGTCTCCGCCTCCGACAGGACCGTCCGGTGGTGCGGGCTGTCCGGGCCGCAGCCCAGGCCGCTGTCCAGCTCGCTGAGCGGAAGGTATCCGAGGAGACGATCGGACCGCCACGGAGGCTGATAGTCGGACTACAGAGAAGGTCAGAGAACATagttgctaatgttagcttagcggctggtagcatgcagctaaagacacaggttAATGTTAGCTTAGTGGTGAACCTTCTTTAACTataggtaataataataatacattttatttgtaatgcactttacatttaaacaaatctcaaagtgctacaggtaagatcataaaagcaaggtaaaaaacatcagtgtaaaATGTCTATAAATAGTGGTACGTTCCGGGGAGTAGGAGGCGGTTGGAGGTTTTTGAGCGGCGGGATCGTGTTGCAGTGAGAGGTGCATTCAGGTGCACCTTCTTTACCTATAGGTGCATTCAGGTGCACATTCTTTAGCTATAGGTGCATTCAGGTGCACCTCCTTTAACTATAGGAGCATTCAGTTCCACACTGCAAACTCTGAAACACTCAAGTCCTGTTTGCCACTAACttttcaaactcttttttttattattaattatgtttCAGATGAAATTTTAATTATCATGGGTTCGGAGAGATCTGACCCCCCCCAACATCTGCATCCACACTCACACTTTAAAGGGAAATGTACCTGTCGGGGGAAATGATTTGGCTCCATCTCCTCTGTGCTGTAGCAGCCAATCAGACAGCTCTCTGAGTTCGGCTGGTACGGCAACATTTCTGGACCCTGGAGAGAAAATACAACCGATGTAAACACTAATACATCCTGATGCTTCCCTGCTATTGGTCGCCAAGCTGgggtgggcggggcttacctGTGTCAGAGTTTGTAAAGATGAAGTGTAGCAGACGGTTTAGACCTATTTGCCATGTATTCTTAAACTGTGttgctgttagctagctaagggTAGCACGCTAGTACGTCAAATTACGGTGCCAATAAACGTTGAAACTCGCAGCAGCTTACTacaaaattaaccaaatatacaaatacaggtgGCTTATATAATGTAAGTATATCAAGGACCTGCCATACTCCACTGAAtcagacaaacatacacaataCATCACCTGGTAGTCCAGTCTGTCCAGGTGATCTAAGCTGTAGGAGACGCTGGGCAGGTAGCTGTTACCCAGGTGCTGCTCATTGGACGATCTGGACAGGTAGCTGTTACCCAGGTGCTGCTCATTGGACGATCTGCACAGGTAGCCGCTGGGTGGATTATAGACATCGGGCGACATCATCATGCGACCATCGGCCGAGTACAGGTCAGGTGACGCAGTCATGTGACCGTAGTAAGGCCTGTGTAGAGAAAACAAACGCTGTGTTAGTAACTAATTAACTTTAAAGTGTATATAGAGTAAGAGGAACACCCTTGTTCCTAATAGGAATACCCTTGTTCCTAATAGGAATACCCTTGTTCCTAACATGAATACCCTTGTTCCTAATAGGAATACCCTTGTTCCTAATAGGAATACCCTTGTTCCTAACATGAATGCCCTTGTTCCTAATAGGAATACCCTTGTTTCTAATAGGGATGCCCTTGTTCCTAATAGGAATACCCTTGTTCCTAACATGAATGCCCTTGTTCCTAATAGGAACACCCTTGTTCCTAATAGGAATGCCCTTGTTCCTAATAGGAATGCCCTTTTTCCTAATAGGAATACCCTTGTTCCTAAAAGGGATGCCCTTGTTCCTAACAGGAATGCCCTTGTTCCTAATAGGAATGCCCTTGTTCCTAATAGGAATACCCTTGTTCCTAATAGGAATGCCCTTGTTCCTAACATGAATGCCCTTGTTCCTAATAGGAATACCCTTGTTCCTAATAGGGATGCCCTTGTTCCTAACAGGAATGCCCTTGTTCCNNNNNNNNNNNNNNNNNNNNNNNNNNNNNNNNNNNNNNNNNNNNNNNNNNNNNNNNNNNNNNNNNNNNNNNNNNNNNNNNNNNNNNNNNNNNNNNNNNNNCATAATGTCTGTATAATGTCTGCATAATGTCTGCATAATGACTGTATAATGTCTGCATAATGTCTGCGTAATGTCTGTAtaatgtctgtgtaatgtctgtataatgtctgcataatgtctgtgtaatgtctgtgtaatgtctgtgtaatgtctgtataatgtctgtgtaatgtctgtATAATGTCTGTATAATGTCTGCATAATGTCTGCATAATGTCTGCGTAATGTCTGTGTAATGACTGTGTAATGTCTGTATAATGTCTGTATAATGTCTGCATAATGTCTGCATTATGTCTGTATTTGCAGATGTCTTACCAGAGGCAGCATGGCGGAGGCGCTGGGGGACACCTGTCCTCTGTAGTGGTTGTGCAGCTCCACCAAcagttcctcctgctcctcGCTCAGATAGCTCCAGGCTCCAGGAACCAGCAGGGCTGCCAGCAGGACCCATGCCCAGAAAGGGGCTCCGCTCGGCGGGCACGGGCACAGCCCTGACCCCCTCCTCCGCCTGGGGCTCCGCGAAAAGTCTCGGTCCTTGGGAGTCCTTCGCTGGGGCGAGCCCCTCTGTTGCATGGAGACCCCCCGCTGCATGGAGACCCCCTTCTGTGTTGGGGAGACCCCCTGGAGCCCAGGATGGCTCTGCTGGTGCATGGTGGGAAACAGAGTCCTTCAGGAATGAAACCTTGAGCGTTGAGTCCAGAGATGAGTGTGTTCGGGAAGAATAGGtcacttgtttttgtctttgtgtgtttccgtgtgtgtgtctgtctgtgtgtatgtgtgtgtgtgtgtgtgtgtgtgtgtctctttgtgtgtctgagagtCCGTAAAAGTCTGTGTTCCCTCCTCAGTGCCTCTCACTCTCAGCTCTGcagatctgtgtgtgtccaACCAGGCTTTAAGAGACAGAGGATCctcccctacacacacatacacagacacacacacatacacacaaacacacacactcacacacgcacgcacacacacacagagttcacATTTCACACACTGCACCGACTGGTACGCGAAACAAGCCCACCCTCTCAGTCCGCCCGTATTCTCCAtgtcgtctctctctctttctctctttctttcatttcctcctcttcttcttcagtttgAACAACGTTGAAATAACAGCCGGCTCCGAGTTGGACTGAAACGATGTGCACATgctagttttattattattactaatagtATGTGAAACATGGCTGTTATCTAGTTATTCTgtattacaattaaaatataaagtatgtgtaaaatataaataaagtggattggatgtTGATGCTAGGCTGTTCAGACTGATATAAACTGTTAGTCTACTAACATTGATCCAGGTTCATTCATCTCTACTCAAATCTAGCTCTAGCTCCTTATGGTGCAGGggtgttattcaacttaattgAAGCCATCATACTATTCTCACTACCTCAACTTCTTCTTACTTATTTAAGCTATTCAACCagtttagatttagcatttcaattttgttgttgtttgagttttttcacctttttttgcATTAGTGGTGTTATTCAACGTAGTTAAAGCCATTCCTACTATTCTCACTACTTCAACTTCTTCTTACTGATTTCAGCTCTTCAACCAGGTTAGCGTTAGCAATTCAGCTATTCAGCATTTCCACCCATATTCTGCAGGAACTGCATTTTCTCATTAATAACTGTCAACAGTTAGCCTACTATCATTGGTCCAGGTTCattcatctcttcttcttcttcttcttcttcttcttcttcttctttatatatttgctttatttgttcataggatatttgttttttggatcAACTAACCAACTCTTCTCAGCCTCGTAGTGAAGCTAAATGGGAGTCTGGAAGATTGAGACTCTGTAAGACACCCAGTCCCTGTAATGTCTTGTAGAGACATTATAACAGCTTGTCTTCAGATGTgagacttatttttttctttattattaagATGATTATTTGGGCTATTTTAGGCCtcattgacaggacagctgaagaaatgaaagggtagagagagTGGGGGGNNNNNNNNNNNNNNNNNNNNNNNNNNNNNNNNNNNNNNNNNNNNNNNNNNNNNNNNNNNNNNNNNNNNNNNNNNNNNNNNNNNNNNNNNNNNNNNNNNNNacacacacactcacatacacagagacacacacacacacacacacacacacactcacacacacacacacacacacacactcacatacacacacagtatagagTATTTCTCGAGGATTTCCTTCCGGAACAGGGACCGCTGGAGGGATTACTACAGTCTGAATATCGTGGTCCCCCCCCCACTCTTTAAAGGACCAAAGGTAACGGGACCATGGCTGCTCAGCTGTTCCATGGCCAGGTGTGTGTTCTCTCTCATTATCCCAATTAAAGGTCTAGAGTTCATTTCCAGTGTGCTTTTTGCATTTGGAATCTGTCACTGTACACTCTCAGTATGAGATCCAACGAGCTGCCACTATCATCAATAGGCGGAAAAATGAAAACCAACCCATCACAGAGATAGCAACAACATCAGCTGTGCCCAAAACAGCTGTTTGGAAcattcttaaaaagaaagaaggcagCGGTGAGCTCAGCAACACCAAAAGACCCGGAAGGCCACAGAAAACTCCTGTGGTGGATGACCGAAGAACTGTTCCCCTGGTGAAGAACACGCCCTTCAACAGCCGGCCAGATCAACGCTCgccaggagggggggggggggtcaacaATCAGGAGAAGACTTCACCAGAGTGAATACACATGGTTTACCACAAGATGGAACCCATTGGTGAGCCTCAAAAACAGGAAGGCCAGATTAGAGGTTGCCAAACAACATCTAAAAAAGCCTTCACAGATCTGGACCAACATCCTGTGGACGGATGAGACGAAGATCAACGTGTACCAGAGAGATGGAAGAGACGAGTCTGGAGAAGGAACATGATCCAAAGCATAGCACGTCGTCAGTGAAGCGTGGTGGGGGTGGTGTCATGGCGGCTGCCAGTGGAACTGCTTCTCTTGTACTTATTGATGATGGGACGGCTGAGTGCAGCAGGGTGAATTCTCAG of Etheostoma cragini isolate CJK2018 unplaced genomic scaffold, CSU_Ecrag_1.0 ScbMSFa_2165, whole genome shotgun sequence contains these proteins:
- the LOC117940305 gene encoding ER degradation-enhancing alpha-mannosidase-like protein 2 isoform X1, which translates into the protein MESFFLAETIKYLYLLFDPAHFLHGGGAEGDGSWEAGGEDGQCVLGAGGFIFNTEAHPLDAAALHCCSQHAAERRALADILLRRAQDTQGPPPGQSQAQSPSPGQSQTQSPPPCQSESIALKPGEKKTPPALSCPVQPFSARLAVLGQVFTDNT
- the LOC117940305 gene encoding ER degradation-enhancing alpha-mannosidase-like protein 2 isoform X2, with protein sequence MESFFLAETIKYLYLLFDPAHFLHGGGAEGDGSWEAGGEDGQCVLGAGGFIFNTEAHPLDAAALHCCSQHAAERRALADILLRRAQDTQGPPPGQSQTQSPPPCQSESIALKPGEKKTPPALSCPVQPFSARLAVLGQVFTDNT
- the LOC117940309 gene encoding PDZ domain-containing protein 4-like, giving the protein MTASPDLYSADGRMMMSPDVYNPPSGYLCRSSNEQHLGNSYLSRSSNEQHLGNSYLPSVSYSLDHLDRLDYQGPEMLPYQPNSESCLIGCYSTEEMEPNHFPRQSDYQPPWRSDRLLGYLPLSELDSGLGCGPDSPHHRTVLSEAETDAMSSLPGHTPSSPGSSSSSESLLSSEPSDSGFHSVSTGEHRRLHKIHGSHAHRQTHHLRSGHSPREQRGRWDLESIPETTPMAHSGVPQASRCTVGNSTTTTVHFHRAERSPTLPRHRSPPSPSAGCRTEPCQRRALWLEGGGRRPEAPGRSRTVTDLSDGRRPRRASHPVTADPDLGTSQPGTASTTLGQRSRASYPSNCHPSNQKLLSIDRTGLTNQSSRSHEDSLSKSPGSSSGASDWRGFSTLGNRPGAPAGPPVPCYSTLGTPRPPPRSPPSPRSRLANQKSVRNQLLRARACRLARERSEVTTDEEVRGGNGGAGEDDGRWGGRYWSRTERRRHLALSRQHRERRGGGEEAGGGLQAVLELSHMKQNRLRNSKLLDDWTTVEELLTHGTRVESDSQLCPSPLLSVTTV